A genomic window from Streptomyces sp. MST-110588 includes:
- a CDS encoding MFS transporter: protein MPSTTSPVMLPETTRRASPPPWLVMLLVCAGQFLVVLDVSVVNVALPAMRTGLGLSELGLQWIVNAYVITFAGFMLLGGRAADIFGRKRVFVAGLALFTLASAAGGLAQEPWQLIAARTIQGVGAAVLSPATLTILTTSFPSGPARTRAIATWTAVGAGGGAAGGLVGGLLTEYLSWRWVLLINVPVGALVLIGAVLWLRESGRGDGRRLDVPGALLVTGGLGLVAYGIVQTETDGWGAPSALVPLAAGLLVLGAFVAVEARTTAPLMPLGLFRLRSVSAANTAMLLAGAAMFSMWYFLSLYTQNVLDYTPLQAGLSFLPHSLSIVLGSKIAPRLMHHVGAKTLAVAGALISAAGMIWQSTMSADGTYLGTLLGPGILMAFGAGLTATPVASIATSGAAPSEQGLVSGLINTSRQMGGALGLSVLSTVAATRVGAGGGPDDLASGYGLAFRVGSVILLAAVLLMIVTLPRRREDSAPS from the coding sequence ATGCCGTCGACCACTTCTCCCGTCATGCTGCCCGAAACGACCCGCCGCGCCTCCCCGCCCCCCTGGCTGGTGATGCTGCTGGTCTGCGCGGGACAGTTCCTGGTGGTCCTCGACGTCTCGGTGGTCAACGTGGCGCTGCCCGCCATGCGCACCGGGCTGGGCCTGAGCGAGCTGGGCCTCCAGTGGATCGTCAACGCCTACGTGATCACCTTCGCCGGCTTCATGCTGCTCGGCGGCCGGGCGGCCGACATATTCGGCCGCAAGCGGGTCTTCGTCGCCGGGCTCGCGCTCTTCACGCTCGCCAGCGCGGCGGGCGGGCTGGCGCAGGAGCCCTGGCAGTTGATCGCGGCCCGGACGATCCAGGGCGTGGGCGCGGCCGTGCTCTCCCCGGCCACCCTCACCATCTTGACCACGTCCTTCCCCAGCGGCCCGGCCCGTACGCGTGCCATCGCCACGTGGACGGCGGTCGGCGCGGGCGGCGGCGCGGCCGGCGGCCTGGTCGGCGGCCTGCTGACCGAATACCTCTCGTGGCGCTGGGTGTTGCTGATCAACGTGCCGGTCGGCGCGCTGGTGCTGATCGGCGCGGTGCTCTGGCTCCGGGAGAGCGGCCGGGGCGACGGCCGGCGGCTGGACGTCCCCGGCGCGCTGCTGGTCACCGGCGGCCTGGGGCTGGTCGCGTACGGCATCGTGCAGACCGAGACCGACGGCTGGGGGGCGCCGAGCGCACTGGTGCCGCTGGCCGCCGGACTGCTGGTGCTGGGCGCGTTCGTGGCCGTCGAGGCCCGTACGACCGCTCCGCTGATGCCGCTCGGGCTCTTCCGGCTGCGCTCGGTCTCGGCGGCGAACACGGCGATGCTGCTGGCCGGTGCCGCGATGTTCTCGATGTGGTACTTCCTCTCCCTCTACACGCAGAACGTCCTGGACTACACGCCGCTGCAGGCCGGGCTGTCCTTCCTGCCGCACTCCCTGAGCATCGTGCTCGGCTCGAAGATCGCCCCGCGTCTGATGCACCACGTCGGCGCCAAGACGCTGGCCGTCGCCGGAGCGCTGATATCCGCCGCCGGAATGATCTGGCAGAGCACGATGAGCGCCGACGGCACCTACCTCGGCACGCTGCTGGGCCCCGGCATCCTCATGGCCTTCGGCGCCGGACTGACCGCGACGCCGGTCGCCTCGATCGCCACCTCCGGCGCCGCCCCCTCCGAGCAGGGGCTGGTCTCCGGCCTGATCAACACCTCCCGCCAGATGGGCGGGGCGCTGGGCCTGTCCGTCCTGTCCACCGTCGCCGCGACCCGCGTCGGGGCGGGCGGCGGCCCCGATGACCTGGCGAGCGGCTACGGGCTGGCCTTCCGGGTCG